From the genome of Rhizobium sp. NXC24, one region includes:
- a CDS encoding ABC transporter substrate-binding protein: MNDKITNWTSADDAMVENAIRRGATRRDLLQMLLAGGIAAAAGGAIFGRASAAFAATPVSGGSLKAAGWSSSTADTLDPAKASLSTDYVRCCAFYNRLSFLDKDGVTQMELAESIESSDAKVWTVKLRKGVTFHDGKTLSSADVVYSLKRHLDPAVGSKVNAIAKQMTGIKAVDPQTVEITLANPNADLPTILAMHHFMIIADGTTDFSKANGTGAFVCERFEPGVRSVAVKNKNYWKSGGAHLDSFEFFAIEDDSARVNALLSGDIQLAASINPRSMRLLDSQKGVTLSKTTSGNYTDLNMRLDMNPGSSKDFVTGVKYLLNREVIQKSALRGLAEIGNDQPVPPSNIYHNADLKPKAYDPEKAKFHFQKSGLLGQSIPVVASDAATSSVDMAMVLQQAGAEIGMKFDVQRVPSDGYWSNYWLKAPMHFGNINPRPTPDILFSLLYSSQAPWNESQYKSEKFDSMLVEARGLLDQAKRKAIYGDMQAMIAEEAGTAIPAYISNVDAISSKLHGLEANPLGGMMGYAFAEYVWLDA; the protein is encoded by the coding sequence ATGAACGACAAGATCACGAATTGGACCAGCGCAGACGATGCCATGGTCGAAAATGCCATTCGCCGCGGAGCCACCCGCCGCGATCTCCTGCAGATGCTGCTTGCCGGCGGCATCGCTGCCGCAGCCGGCGGCGCAATCTTCGGGCGCGCCTCGGCGGCTTTCGCCGCAACCCCCGTCTCGGGCGGCTCGCTCAAGGCAGCCGGCTGGTCGTCATCGACGGCCGACACGCTCGATCCGGCCAAGGCGTCGCTCTCGACGGACTATGTCCGCTGTTGCGCCTTCTACAACCGTCTGTCCTTCCTCGACAAGGACGGCGTCACGCAGATGGAACTCGCCGAAAGCATCGAAAGCTCCGACGCCAAAGTGTGGACCGTCAAGCTTCGCAAGGGCGTAACCTTCCACGACGGCAAGACCCTTTCGTCCGCCGACGTCGTCTATTCGCTGAAACGCCATCTCGATCCGGCTGTCGGCTCGAAGGTCAATGCGATCGCCAAGCAGATGACCGGCATCAAGGCTGTCGACCCGCAGACCGTTGAGATTACCCTCGCCAATCCGAACGCCGATCTTCCGACCATCCTTGCCATGCATCACTTCATGATCATTGCCGATGGCACGACGGATTTCAGTAAAGCTAACGGAACCGGCGCATTCGTCTGCGAAAGATTCGAACCCGGCGTACGGTCCGTCGCCGTCAAGAACAAGAACTATTGGAAGTCAGGTGGCGCGCACCTCGACTCCTTCGAGTTCTTCGCCATCGAGGACGATTCCGCGCGCGTTAATGCGCTGCTTTCGGGCGATATCCAGCTCGCCGCATCCATCAACCCGCGCTCCATGCGGCTTCTGGACAGCCAGAAGGGCGTGACGCTCTCGAAAACCACATCCGGCAACTATACGGACCTCAACATGCGCCTGGATATGAACCCAGGCAGCAGCAAGGACTTCGTGACCGGCGTCAAATATCTCCTGAACCGGGAAGTCATTCAGAAGTCGGCGCTGCGCGGACTTGCCGAGATCGGCAACGACCAGCCGGTGCCGCCTTCCAACATCTACCACAATGCCGATCTGAAGCCGAAGGCCTACGATCCGGAGAAGGCCAAGTTCCACTTCCAGAAGTCGGGTCTGCTCGGCCAGTCCATTCCCGTCGTCGCCTCCGACGCTGCAACCTCCTCCGTCGACATGGCGATGGTGCTGCAGCAGGCCGGCGCCGAGATCGGCATGAAGTTCGACGTCCAGCGCGTACCCTCTGACGGATACTGGTCGAACTACTGGCTGAAGGCGCCGATGCATTTCGGCAATATCAACCCACGTCCGACGCCGGACATCCTCTTTTCGCTGCTCTATTCCTCCCAGGCTCCATGGAACGAAAGCCAGTACAAGTCGGAGAAATTCGACAGCATGCTGGTGGAAGCGCGCGGCCTGCTCGATCAGGCCAAGCGCAAGGCGATCTACGGTGACATGCAGGCAATGATCGCGGAAGAGGCCGGCACCGCCATCCCGGCCTATATTTCCAACGTCGACGCGATCTCCTCGAAGCTGCATGGCTTGGAGGCCAATCCGCTCGGAGGCATGATGGGTTATGCCTTCGCGGAATATGTCTGGCTCGACGCCTGA
- a CDS encoding DUF982 domain-containing protein — translation MSALAWEAPVSVIVSSGKQKAVKGPAEAVGCLEREWPIADGVFLREAKKVCSAALEHECTASEARDAFEMASIEALLVRR, via the coding sequence ATGAGCGCTCTCGCATGGGAGGCACCCGTCTCCGTCATTGTCAGCAGTGGGAAACAAAAGGCCGTCAAAGGCCCGGCCGAAGCTGTGGGGTGCCTGGAAAGGGAATGGCCCATAGCCGACGGCGTGTTTCTAAGGGAAGCCAAAAAGGTCTGCAGCGCCGCGCTCGAGCACGAATGTACGGCGAGCGAAGCGCGTGACGCCTTTGAAATGGCCTCAATCGAGGCACTTCTGGTTCGCCGCTGA
- a CDS encoding Lrp/AsnC family transcriptional regulator, which translates to MKLDRIDIKILYELQKNGRITNVELAELVNLSPSPCLMRVKKLQAEGYIVGYSAQINIAKLGQTLTVFTEVTLKNHRQIDFARFLAAVEKVDSVVECHLVSGGYDYLVKFVTAGIAEYQTTMERLIDMEIGIDKYFSFVVLKSPIVKAHMPLTSLFPV; encoded by the coding sequence ATGAAACTCGACCGGATCGACATCAAGATCCTCTACGAATTGCAGAAAAACGGCCGCATCACCAATGTGGAACTTGCCGAACTCGTCAACCTCTCGCCGAGTCCCTGCCTGATGCGGGTCAAGAAACTGCAGGCGGAAGGCTACATTGTTGGCTATTCGGCGCAGATCAACATCGCCAAGCTCGGGCAGACGCTCACGGTGTTCACTGAGGTCACCCTCAAGAATCATCGCCAGATCGATTTCGCGCGCTTTCTTGCGGCGGTCGAGAAGGTCGACTCGGTGGTGGAATGCCATCTCGTTTCCGGAGGCTACGACTATCTGGTGAAGTTCGTGACCGCCGGGATTGCCGAATACCAGACGACCATGGAACGGCTGATCGACATGGAAATCGGCATCGACAAATATTTCAGCTTCGTCGTGCTGAAATCACCGATTGTCAAAGCGCATATGCCGCTCACCAGCCTGTTTCCGGTCTGA
- a CDS encoding ABC transporter permease, producing MNRHVLSLVLGRVIVAVITLLIVSFTVFAATEMLPGDVAQILLGQAATPEAVAGLRAAMHLNDPAILRFIRWLAGLATGNLGISYANNMPIADLIGARLGNSLKLAAATTLFSVPIALTLGITAAMLRGSLYDRIVTVVSIGVISVPEFMVATSAVLIFAVYLKWLPALAFANEIHSFSQMLRVFAMPVITLSFVISAQMIRMTRAAVIETLNTPYVEMALLKGASRPRMVLKHALPNALGPIVNAVALSLSYLLGGVIIVETIFNYPGIAKLMVDAVATRDLPLIQTCAMIFCLVYLLLITIADIIAIMSNPRLR from the coding sequence ATGAACCGCCACGTTCTTTCTCTCGTGCTCGGCCGTGTGATCGTAGCCGTGATCACACTGCTCATCGTGTCGTTCACGGTGTTTGCGGCAACGGAAATGCTGCCCGGCGACGTGGCGCAGATCCTCCTTGGTCAAGCCGCAACACCGGAAGCGGTCGCGGGCCTGCGTGCCGCGATGCATCTCAACGATCCGGCGATCCTGCGTTTCATTCGCTGGCTTGCCGGCCTTGCCACCGGCAATCTCGGCATTTCCTACGCCAACAACATGCCGATCGCCGATCTGATCGGCGCCCGACTCGGAAACTCGCTGAAACTTGCCGCAGCCACCACTCTGTTTTCCGTGCCGATCGCGCTGACCCTTGGCATTACCGCAGCCATGCTGCGCGGCTCCCTCTATGACCGCATCGTGACGGTGGTCTCGATCGGCGTGATTTCCGTGCCCGAATTCATGGTCGCGACATCCGCTGTGCTGATCTTTGCCGTCTATCTCAAATGGCTGCCGGCGCTCGCCTTCGCCAATGAGATCCACTCCTTTTCCCAAATGCTGCGTGTCTTCGCGATGCCGGTCATCACGCTGAGCTTCGTGATATCGGCGCAGATGATCCGCATGACCCGGGCAGCCGTCATTGAGACACTGAATACGCCCTACGTGGAAATGGCGCTCCTGAAGGGCGCCTCGCGCCCGCGCATGGTCCTGAAACACGCATTGCCGAACGCGCTCGGCCCGATCGTCAATGCAGTGGCACTTTCGCTGTCCTACCTGCTTGGCGGCGTCATCATCGTCGAAACGATCTTCAACTATCCCGGCATAGCCAAGCTGATGGTGGATGCCGTCGCCACCCGGGATCTGCCGCTCATTCAGACCTGTGCCATGATTTTCTGCCTCGTCTATCTGCTTTTGATCACCATCGCCGACATCATCGCCATCATGTCCAATCCGAGGCTGCGCTGA
- a CDS encoding DUF982 domain-containing protein: MKRNTLRPFPAVTLVMGGAEGYRRVNSVQDATETLLEHWPIEDGEEYVTAVRICLDAMMGVVCVEAAREAFIKAAKEAGVALLQ; encoded by the coding sequence TTGAAACGAAACACCTTGCGGCCCTTCCCCGCCGTGACGCTCGTGATGGGAGGCGCGGAGGGCTATCGGCGCGTCAATTCGGTACAGGATGCGACCGAGACGTTGCTGGAACACTGGCCGATTGAAGATGGCGAAGAGTATGTGACCGCCGTACGAATATGCCTCGATGCGATGATGGGTGTGGTCTGTGTAGAAGCAGCGCGAGAAGCATTCATCAAGGCGGCGAAAGAAGCCGGAGTAGCTCTATTGCAGTGA
- a CDS encoding family 16 glycosylhydrolase, whose protein sequence is MPNSVLNALGQPLYYSGTSTSWFSATGSGPTLYGTAGNDSIWGDASVNVTMVGGTGDDIYYLYSSINHASEAPGGGVDTINTWMDYTLPDNFENLTVTGNGRHAFGNSADNIITGGTGSQTIDGGAGNDVLTGGGGADTFILTKGNGSDLITDFSSDDKVRLNQYGLTSFDQVVSHLSQHGANLQLDLGNGESLVFANKTAADLSADQFQLGLDRSALTQTFSDDFNTLSLHQGTQGTWDAKYWWAPDKGSSMTGELQWYINPSYGPTASVNPFSVSNGVLTISAQPTPDALKSLLDGHNYTSGILTTHSTFAQTYGYFEMRAEMPHDQGTWPAFWLLPEDGSWPPELDVVEMRGQDPNTVNATVHSNATGQHTIQSIPVQVPSTDGFHNYGVLWDQDQIVWYFDDVAIAHTATPADMHSPMYMLVDQAVGGTAGTPTDSLKDSEMKIDYIKAYQLNDHLSQTAAAAAAHTPDWHI, encoded by the coding sequence ATGCCCAATTCAGTTCTCAATGCACTAGGTCAACCGCTCTATTACAGCGGAACTTCGACAAGTTGGTTTTCCGCCACGGGCTCCGGTCCGACGCTTTACGGCACGGCTGGAAATGATTCGATCTGGGGCGACGCCTCCGTCAACGTCACGATGGTGGGCGGCACTGGAGACGATATCTATTATCTCTATTCCAGCATCAACCACGCCTCCGAGGCGCCCGGCGGGGGCGTAGATACCATCAATACGTGGATGGACTACACTCTGCCTGACAATTTCGAGAACCTTACGGTGACCGGCAACGGCCGCCATGCCTTCGGCAACAGCGCCGACAACATCATCACCGGCGGCACAGGCAGCCAGACCATCGATGGCGGTGCAGGCAATGACGTCCTGACCGGCGGAGGCGGCGCCGACACCTTTATCCTCACCAAGGGCAATGGCAGCGACCTCATCACTGACTTCAGCAGCGACGACAAGGTGCGCCTGAACCAATACGGGCTGACGTCCTTCGATCAAGTCGTCAGTCACCTCAGCCAGCACGGCGCCAATCTGCAACTCGATCTTGGCAACGGCGAGAGCCTGGTTTTTGCCAACAAGACTGCTGCCGACCTGAGCGCGGACCAGTTCCAGCTCGGACTCGACCGCTCCGCGCTCACACAGACCTTCTCGGACGATTTCAACACGCTTTCTCTCCATCAGGGCACACAAGGCACCTGGGATGCGAAATACTGGTGGGCGCCGGACAAGGGCAGCAGCATGACGGGCGAGTTGCAGTGGTATATCAATCCGTCTTATGGCCCGACCGCATCGGTCAACCCATTTTCCGTTTCCAACGGTGTATTGACGATTTCAGCCCAACCGACGCCTGATGCGCTGAAATCACTTCTGGACGGGCATAACTATACGTCCGGCATCCTGACCACCCACTCTACCTTCGCCCAAACCTATGGATATTTCGAGATGCGGGCAGAGATGCCGCATGATCAGGGCACATGGCCGGCTTTCTGGCTTCTGCCGGAAGATGGTTCTTGGCCGCCGGAACTCGATGTCGTGGAAATGCGCGGGCAGGACCCGAACACGGTCAACGCCACGGTTCACTCGAATGCAACGGGCCAGCACACGATACAATCCATTCCGGTGCAAGTTCCCAGCACCGATGGTTTCCACAATTACGGTGTGCTGTGGGATCAGGATCAAATCGTCTGGTATTTCGACGATGTGGCCATCGCGCATACCGCAACACCGGCCGATATGCACAGCCCGATGTATATGCTGGTGGACCAGGCCGTCGGCGGTACAGCAGGCACTCCGACGGACAGCCTGAAAGACTCTGAGATGAAAATCGACTACATCAAGGCCTATCAGTTGAACGACCATCTTAGCCAGACGGCTGCGGCCGCGGCTGCCCATACTCCGGACTGGCATATCTGA
- a CDS encoding FAD-binding oxidoreductase has product MPAPLLHIETTPALPEKADVVVIGGGIVGTFAAYYLARRGLKVALLEKGRIGAEQSSRNWGWCRQQNRDARELPMATKSLALWEDFGKESGEDTGFSRCGLLYLSNDDTELAGWASWGEFARGVGVTTHMLDQKQASEFGSATGRRWKGGVFSPTDGTADPSRAAPVVARAIMALGSSVHQMCAARGLETESGHVSAVVTEKGTIRTRMVVMAGGAWASSFCRQLGIRFPQASIRSSILSVAPGAQGLPAALHTAAVSATRRGDGGYTLAISGRARVDPTLQQFRFARHFVPMFAKRWRSLAAGGFEGLKGGHETLSRWRLDRPTPMERNRILDPSPDRKQIELTLERARALLPALANTPVSAAWAGYIDSTPDGVPAIGEIRALPGLVLAAGFSGHGFGIGPGAGHLVADLVTAAKPIVDPKPYHPDRLNGSSWGEVAEF; this is encoded by the coding sequence ATGCCCGCCCCGCTTCTGCACATCGAAACCACCCCCGCACTGCCCGAAAAGGCCGATGTCGTGGTGATCGGCGGCGGAATCGTCGGGACCTTCGCCGCCTACTATCTCGCGCGGCGGGGCTTGAAGGTCGCGCTTCTCGAAAAGGGGCGGATCGGGGCCGAACAATCCAGCCGAAACTGGGGATGGTGCCGTCAGCAGAACCGGGATGCCCGCGAACTGCCGATGGCGACGAAGAGCCTCGCTCTCTGGGAAGATTTCGGCAAGGAAAGTGGCGAGGATACCGGCTTCAGCCGCTGCGGCCTGCTCTATCTGAGCAACGACGACACGGAGCTTGCCGGCTGGGCGAGCTGGGGTGAATTTGCCCGCGGCGTCGGCGTTACCACCCATATGCTTGATCAAAAGCAAGCAAGCGAATTCGGATCGGCGACCGGCCGGCGCTGGAAGGGCGGCGTCTTTTCCCCGACCGACGGCACCGCCGATCCGTCGCGCGCTGCCCCGGTGGTCGCCCGCGCCATCATGGCGCTCGGCAGCAGCGTTCATCAGATGTGCGCTGCCCGCGGTCTTGAGACCGAAAGCGGCCATGTCAGTGCCGTCGTCACCGAGAAAGGCACGATCCGAACCCGGATGGTGGTGATGGCCGGCGGCGCCTGGGCATCGTCCTTTTGCCGGCAGCTCGGCATCCGCTTTCCGCAAGCCTCGATCCGTTCCTCGATCCTGTCGGTCGCACCTGGCGCCCAAGGTCTGCCGGCGGCGCTGCATACGGCCGCGGTTTCGGCCACGCGCAGAGGCGACGGCGGTTACACGCTTGCGATCAGCGGCCGCGCCCGCGTCGATCCGACATTGCAACAGTTTCGTTTCGCCCGCCATTTTGTGCCGATGTTCGCCAAGCGCTGGCGCAGCCTCGCTGCCGGCGGCTTTGAGGGTCTAAAGGGTGGGCACGAAACTTTGTCGCGCTGGCGGCTCGATCGACCGACCCCGATGGAGCGGAACCGCATTCTCGATCCTAGTCCGGATCGGAAGCAGATCGAATTGACCCTTGAGCGAGCACGAGCGTTGCTTCCAGCGCTTGCCAACACCCCCGTCTCGGCCGCATGGGCCGGCTATATCGACAGTACGCCCGACGGAGTTCCCGCGATCGGCGAAATCCGGGCACTGCCCGGACTGGTCCTGGCAGCAGGCTTCAGCGGCCACGGCTTCGGCATCGGCCCAGGCGCCGGCCATCTCGTCGCGGACCTTGTCACGGCCGCAAAACCGATCGTCGATCCAAAGCCATATCATCCGGATCGGCTGAATGGCTCGTCCTGGGGCGAGGTCGCGGAATTTTGA
- a CDS encoding ABC transporter permease, whose translation MALTALTPRRFGFRFNIVGMLGLAVILAWALVAIFAPLLIPYPIGDIVDFDYFGPMSAKFWLGTDYLGRDIFSRILMGARYTVGISLAAVCIACFAGVALGMIAAVIGGWFDSVLSRFLDALNSIPSKLFGLVVVAGVGSSIPVLIMTLAVIYTPGAYRFSRALSVNINTMDFITVARARGEGALYLIRSEILPNILGPVMADLGLRFVFIVLLLSGLSFLGLGVQPPNADWGALVRENIGGLPFGAPAVMFPSIAIASLTISVNLLIDNLPQKIRDRSN comes from the coding sequence ATGGCTCTTACCGCACTCACCCCTCGCCGGTTCGGCTTCCGATTTAACATCGTCGGCATGCTCGGCCTTGCCGTCATCCTGGCCTGGGCGCTGGTCGCCATCTTCGCGCCGCTGCTGATCCCCTACCCGATCGGCGACATCGTTGATTTCGATTATTTCGGGCCGATGTCTGCCAAGTTCTGGCTCGGCACCGATTATCTCGGCCGGGACATCTTCTCCCGCATTCTCATGGGTGCGCGCTACACTGTCGGCATCTCGCTTGCCGCTGTCTGCATTGCCTGCTTCGCCGGCGTCGCGCTCGGCATGATCGCAGCGGTGATCGGCGGCTGGTTCGACAGCGTGCTCAGCCGCTTTCTCGATGCGCTGAACTCCATCCCGAGCAAGCTCTTCGGCCTTGTGGTCGTCGCCGGAGTGGGCTCGTCGATCCCGGTGCTGATCATGACGCTTGCCGTCATCTACACACCGGGCGCCTATCGCTTCTCGCGGGCGCTTTCGGTCAACATCAACACCATGGATTTCATCACGGTCGCCCGCGCCCGCGGCGAAGGGGCGCTCTATCTCATCCGCTCCGAAATCCTGCCCAATATCCTTGGGCCGGTCATGGCCGATCTCGGCCTGCGCTTCGTCTTCATCGTGCTGCTTCTATCTGGGCTCTCCTTCCTCGGCCTCGGCGTGCAGCCGCCGAATGCGGATTGGGGGGCTCTAGTGCGCGAAAACATCGGCGGCCTGCCCTTTGGCGCACCCGCGGTGATGTTTCCGAGCATCGCGATTGCCAGCCTAACCATCAGCGTTAACTTGCTGATTGACAACCTTCCCCAGAAGATCCGAGACCGGAGCAATTAA
- a CDS encoding ABC transporter ATP-binding protein: MAKLVDIRDLKVEAKTDAGRQVDIIRGVSFDIQEGEIVALIGESGSGKTTIALTLMGYTRQGCRISGGQVLLAGKDMASLPEKARARIRGTEVAYIPQSAAAAFNPAQTIMEQVIEITRIHNLMPAEEARTRAVELFKALSLPNPDTIGARYPHQVSGGQLQRLSAAMALIGNPKLMIFDEPTTALDVTTQIEVLRAFKSVMKKGGIAGVYVSHDLAVVAQVADRIVVLKGGEVQEIGETKQILSAPAHPYTRQLLGAFEPKLYASPASAEPEKIPALLEVTNVVAGYGAIQPDGLPAATALKSVSLRLEAGRNLGVIGESGCGKSTLARTIAGILPPVSGNIIFNGKQLAADARNRQREELQKLQIVFQFADTALNPAKSIGEILGRPLAFYHNLGRSEREARIDQLLDMVHLPTALKHRRPPELSGGQKQRINLARALAAEPKLILCDEITSALDTVVAAAILDLLKELQRELGLSYIFISHDLSTVQAICDEIAVMYAGEKIEQLASADLAGGTKHPYSKLLFSSVPKLDTGWLDSLEENPELVRALAKR; the protein is encoded by the coding sequence ATGGCCAAACTCGTCGACATTCGCGACCTGAAGGTCGAGGCCAAGACGGATGCCGGCCGCCAGGTCGATATCATCCGCGGCGTCAGCTTCGACATCCAGGAAGGGGAAATCGTTGCCCTCATCGGCGAAAGCGGCTCTGGCAAGACGACGATCGCGCTGACCCTGATGGGCTACACGCGGCAGGGCTGCCGGATCAGCGGCGGCCAGGTCCTGCTCGCCGGCAAGGACATGGCAAGCCTGCCCGAGAAAGCCAGGGCTCGCATCCGCGGAACCGAAGTCGCCTATATCCCGCAAAGTGCCGCGGCAGCTTTCAATCCGGCGCAGACGATCATGGAGCAGGTGATCGAAATCACCCGTATCCACAACCTGATGCCGGCCGAAGAGGCAAGGACACGCGCCGTCGAGCTCTTCAAGGCGCTGAGCCTGCCGAACCCCGACACGATCGGTGCTCGCTATCCGCATCAGGTTTCCGGAGGTCAGTTGCAGCGCCTTTCAGCCGCGATGGCGCTGATCGGCAATCCGAAACTCATGATTTTCGACGAACCGACGACGGCACTTGACGTAACGACGCAGATCGAGGTTCTCCGAGCTTTCAAGTCGGTGATGAAAAAGGGCGGCATCGCCGGAGTCTACGTGTCTCACGACCTCGCTGTCGTGGCGCAGGTCGCCGACCGGATCGTCGTTCTGAAGGGTGGAGAGGTCCAGGAAATCGGCGAGACTAAACAGATCCTCTCCGCACCCGCTCATCCCTATACGCGCCAGTTGCTGGGTGCCTTCGAACCGAAGCTCTACGCCTCCCCGGCTTCAGCCGAGCCCGAAAAGATACCCGCCCTGCTGGAAGTTACGAATGTGGTGGCGGGCTATGGCGCCATCCAGCCGGACGGTCTGCCGGCAGCGACGGCTCTCAAATCCGTGAGCCTCAGACTCGAAGCCGGCCGCAATCTTGGCGTCATCGGCGAATCCGGCTGCGGAAAATCAACGCTTGCCCGCACCATAGCCGGCATCCTGCCACCGGTTTCCGGGAACATCATCTTCAACGGAAAACAGCTTGCCGCCGATGCCCGGAACCGCCAGCGGGAAGAACTGCAAAAGCTGCAGATCGTCTTTCAATTTGCCGATACGGCGCTCAATCCTGCCAAATCGATCGGGGAAATACTCGGGCGTCCGCTTGCCTTCTATCATAATCTCGGCCGCAGCGAGCGCGAGGCCCGCATCGACCAGCTCCTCGACATGGTCCACCTGCCAACAGCCCTCAAGCATCGGCGCCCGCCGGAACTGTCCGGCGGCCAAAAGCAGCGCATTAACCTCGCGCGGGCACTTGCAGCCGAGCCGAAGCTCATCCTATGCGACGAGATCACATCAGCCCTCGACACGGTCGTTGCCGCTGCAATCCTCGACCTCCTCAAGGAACTGCAACGCGAACTCGGGCTCTCCTACATCTTCATCAGTCACGATCTGTCGACGGTGCAAGCGATCTGCGACGAGATTGCGGTGATGTATGCAGGCGAGAAGATCGAGCAGCTCGCATCTGCCGATCTTGCCGGCGGTACAAAGCACCCCTATTCCAAGCTGCTCTTCTCCTCCGTGCCGAAACTTGACACTGGCTGGCTGGATAGCCTGGAAGAAAATCCCGAGCTGGTTCGCGCCCTTGCGAAACGCTGA